A stretch of Campylobacter volucris DNA encodes these proteins:
- a CDS encoding anthranilate synthase component II: protein MKVLIIDNYDSFTYTIAFYLKELDVKYKIIKNDKFKHPKKLKKYNFTHLIISPGPNSPKESKLSLKAIKYFKKDKKILGICLGHQCIAHVFGGKISKLSNPTHGKIKTIDFAPNPLFKNIKTNFQVCLYHSLYVSDIGKKCKILAKSKDGIIMALKHKKYDIYGVQFHPEAILSQNGKKLLRNFILL from the coding sequence ATGAAAGTTTTAATTATAGATAATTATGATTCATTTACTTACACCATAGCCTTTTATCTTAAAGAACTTGATGTTAAATATAAAATCATTAAAAATGATAAATTCAAACACCCAAAAAAACTTAAAAAATATAATTTTACCCATCTAATCATTTCTCCAGGGCCTAATTCCCCTAAAGAATCAAAACTTAGTCTAAAAGCTATTAAATACTTTAAAAAAGATAAAAAAATTCTTGGAATTTGTTTAGGACACCAATGCATAGCACATGTTTTTGGTGGTAAAATTTCTAAACTTTCAAACCCAACTCATGGTAAAATAAAAACTATCGATTTTGCACCAAATCCTCTTTTTAAAAACATAAAAACAAATTTTCAAGTCTGTTTGTATCACTCTTTATATGTTAGTGATATAGGTAAAAAATGCAAAATTCTAGCCAAAAGCAAAGATGGTATCATAATGGCCTTAAAGCATAAAAAATACGATATTTACGGAGTGCAATTTCACCCAGAAGCTATTTTAAGTCAAAATGGTAAGAAGCTTTTGCGAAATTTTATTTTATTATAA
- a CDS encoding cytochrome c3 family protein, whose amino-acid sequence MKKILSLLTFFLCFNFLYADNVDLNKTMKPHHKSVQISCKDCHGAIPKEKFKPVQTQTCLNCHKSKEFLAQRLDFLDKKNPHNSIHDGLNLNCYSCHNEHKPSYNMCKDCHNTSKWMREIK is encoded by the coding sequence ATGAAAAAAATACTAAGTTTATTGACATTTTTTTTATGTTTTAATTTTTTATATGCTGATAATGTGGATTTAAATAAAACGATGAAGCCTCATCATAAAAGCGTTCAGATTAGTTGTAAGGATTGTCATGGAGCTATTCCAAAAGAAAAATTTAAACCCGTGCAGACTCAAACCTGTCTTAATTGCCATAAAAGTAAAGAATTTCTAGCGCAAAGATTAGATTTTTTAGACAAGAAAAATCCTCACAATTCTATCCATGATGGGTTAAATTTAAATTGTTATTCATGTCATAATGAGCACAAACCATCTTATAATATGTGCAAAGACTGCCATAATACTTCAAAATGGATGAGAGAGATAAAATAA
- the glmU gene encoding bifunctional UDP-N-acetylglucosamine diphosphorylase/glucosamine-1-phosphate N-acetyltransferase GlmU, whose product MKTSILILAAGLGTRMKSQNPKVLQKISSKPMILHILKQAYKISDDVCIVLSHQKEKVEQVVREHFPHTRFLEQDLQNYPGTAGALRGYESKYDKVLILCGDMPLVKSSDLEKIAFNENDFSVAVFEAKDPKSYGRIVLKEEKIEKIVETKDASKEELAIKACNSGVYAIKAQILKEVLPLIKNDNKAKEYYLTDAVFLAKEKGYVVNAVFVDEQNFMGVNDKIELSLAQDIMQEEIKKEWMKQGVIFHMPATTFISDEVEFIGECEVYENVRIEGKSKIINSIIKSSSVIEDSIVKNSDIGPLAHLRPKCHLKNTHIGNFVECKNALLNGVKAGHLSYLGDCEIDEGSNIGCGSITCNYDGVKKHKTKIGKNVFVGSDTQFIAPVNVEDDVIIAAGSTVYKDVKKGSLYINRAKAEIKEDFFYHKLGKK is encoded by the coding sequence ATGAAAACTTCCATACTTATACTAGCAGCAGGGCTTGGAACTCGTATGAAATCACAAAATCCAAAAGTTTTGCAAAAAATTTCTTCTAAACCTATGATTTTACATATTTTAAAACAAGCTTATAAAATTAGTGATGATGTTTGCATAGTGCTTTCTCATCAAAAGGAAAAAGTAGAGCAGGTAGTCCGTGAGCATTTTCCACATACACGCTTTTTAGAGCAAGATTTGCAAAATTATCCAGGAACAGCAGGAGCTTTAAGAGGTTATGAAAGCAAATACGACAAGGTGTTGATTTTATGTGGTGATATGCCTTTGGTTAAATCTAGTGATTTAGAAAAAATAGCTTTCAATGAAAATGATTTTAGCGTGGCTGTTTTTGAAGCAAAAGATCCAAAAAGCTATGGAAGAATAGTTTTAAAAGAAGAAAAAATTGAAAAAATTGTAGAAACCAAAGATGCAAGCAAAGAAGAACTTGCTATAAAGGCTTGTAATAGTGGAGTTTATGCGATTAAGGCTCAAATTTTAAAAGAAGTTTTACCTTTAATAAAAAATGACAATAAAGCTAAAGAGTATTATTTAACCGATGCAGTATTTTTAGCTAAAGAAAAAGGATATGTGGTTAATGCTGTATTTGTTGATGAGCAAAATTTTATGGGCGTAAATGATAAAATCGAATTATCTTTAGCTCAAGATATTATGCAAGAAGAAATTAAAAAAGAATGGATGAAACAAGGAGTGATTTTTCATATGCCTGCTACGACTTTTATTTCAGATGAGGTTGAATTTATAGGTGAATGTGAAGTATATGAAAATGTTCGTATAGAAGGAAAATCAAAAATTATTAATTCCATCATTAAAAGCTCAAGTGTGATTGAAGATAGTATAGTAAAAAATAGCGATATAGGACCTTTAGCACATTTGCGTCCAAAGTGTCATTTAAAAAATACTCATATAGGAAATTTTGTAGAGTGTAAAAATGCTTTATTAAATGGTGTAAAAGCTGGGCATTTAAGTTATTTGGGTGATTGTGAGATAGATGAGGGAAGTAATATAGGCTGTGGAAGTATTACTTGTAATTATGATGGAGTAAAAAAACACAAAACTAAAATAGGTAAAAATGTTTTTGTTGGATCTGATACGCAATTTATCGCGCCTGTAAATGTCGAAGATGATGTGATCATAGCTGCTGGAAGCACGGTTTATAAAGATGTAAAAAAAGGTTCTTTGTATATAAATAGAGCTAAGGCTGAAATTAAAGAAGATTTTTTCTATCACAAATTAGGTAAAAAATGA
- a CDS encoding class II 3-deoxy-7-phosphoheptulonate synthase, whose translation MKWTKNSWRNYQIKQQPIYKDQTRLNQIIAKLEKLPPLVFAGEVDMLKKDLAKVSEKKAFLLQGGDCAESFVNFGADNIRDMFKVMLQMAIVLTFAGSCPIVKVGRVAGQFAKPRSSDFEEQNGLKLPSYRGDIINGFEFDENLREPDPQRMLEAYYQSATTLNLLRAFSKGGLADLRVVHKWNLGFLKKAELDKKYEELSEKITQALAFMQACGIIDSPNLSQTAFYTSHEALLLPYEEALTRVDSLSGKIYDCSAHMLWIGERTRNPNEAHVYFLSGIQNPIGVKISSKFDIDEIKKLSFMLNPSNDLGRLNFIIRMGHDEIEKSLPKLFKELKKEGLNILYSIDPMHANTVKSGNFKTREFDKIMKELCSFFEIAISEGVYPGGVHLEMTGQNVTECVGGSLNVTQEELFKRYETQCDPRLNADQALELAFLIADLLKKARLN comes from the coding sequence ATGAAATGGACGAAGAATTCTTGGAGAAATTATCAAATCAAGCAACAACCTATTTATAAAGATCAAACACGATTAAATCAGATTATTGCTAAATTAGAAAAACTTCCACCTTTGGTTTTTGCAGGTGAGGTTGATATGTTAAAAAAAGATTTGGCAAAGGTAAGTGAAAAAAAAGCTTTTTTACTTCAAGGCGGTGATTGTGCTGAGAGTTTTGTAAATTTTGGCGCTGATAATATTCGAGATATGTTTAAGGTTATGCTACAAATGGCTATAGTTTTAACCTTTGCAGGATCTTGTCCTATTGTAAAAGTAGGGCGTGTTGCAGGACAATTTGCTAAACCTAGAAGCAGTGATTTTGAAGAGCAAAATGGTTTAAAGCTTCCAAGCTATAGAGGTGATATTATCAATGGATTTGAATTTGATGAAAATTTAAGAGAACCTGATCCACAAAGAATGCTTGAGGCTTATTATCAAAGTGCAACGACTTTAAATTTATTAAGAGCTTTTTCAAAGGGTGGTTTAGCTGATTTAAGAGTGGTGCATAAATGGAATTTAGGTTTTTTAAAAAAAGCTGAGTTGGATAAAAAATATGAAGAACTTAGCGAAAAAATTACCCAAGCATTGGCTTTTATGCAAGCTTGTGGGATTATTGATTCTCCAAATTTGTCTCAAACTGCTTTTTATACATCACATGAAGCTTTACTTTTGCCATATGAGGAAGCTTTAACAAGGGTTGATAGTTTAAGTGGAAAAATTTATGATTGTTCTGCGCATATGCTATGGATAGGAGAAAGAACAAGAAATCCTAATGAAGCTCATGTGTATTTTTTAAGTGGGATTCAAAATCCTATCGGTGTTAAAATAAGCTCTAAATTTGATATTGATGAGATTAAAAAACTTAGTTTTATGTTAAATCCAAGTAATGATTTAGGTAGGTTAAATTTCATTATTCGTATGGGGCATGATGAGATAGAAAAATCTTTGCCTAAACTATTTAAAGAATTAAAAAAAGAAGGATTAAATATATTATATAGTATTGATCCAATGCATGCAAATACAGTAAAATCGGGCAATTTTAAAACAAGAGAATTTGATAAAATCATGAAAGAATTATGCTCGTTTTTTGAAATTGCTATAAGCGAGGGTGTGTATCCTGGTGGAGTGCATTTGGAAATGACTGGACAAAATGTTACTGAGTGTGTGGGTGGTAGTTTAAATGTGACTCAAGAAGAGCTTTTTAAACGCTATGAGACACAATGTGATCCAAGATTAAATGCTGATCAAGCATTGGAATTAGCATTTTTGATAGCAGATTTGCTAAAAAAAGCAAGATTAAATTGA
- the trmD gene encoding tRNA (guanosine(37)-N1)-methyltransferase TrmD, which yields MNFSFVSLFPQLISFYFESSILSKAKDKQILQFNYINPRDFTKNKHLKVDDKKIGGGAGLLMQNQPMFDCLESIKQKDDKVHFVFVLPCGKPFRQVDAKRLAKKEHICFVCSRYEGIDERVVENFADEIFSIGDFILTGGELASLVMCDAISRNIQGVLGNLESLNEESFENNLLEAPSFSKPFVYEQNNKKFYVPSEFLKGNHAKITALKTTMASCKTKFFRPDLYQKHERKF from the coding sequence ATGAATTTTTCTTTTGTAAGTCTTTTTCCACAATTAATCAGTTTTTATTTTGAAAGTTCTATATTATCAAAGGCAAAAGACAAACAAATTCTCCAATTTAATTATATCAACCCTAGAGATTTTACTAAAAATAAGCATTTAAAAGTAGATGATAAAAAAATAGGCGGTGGAGCTGGCCTTTTAATGCAAAATCAACCAATGTTTGATTGCTTAGAAAGCATTAAACAAAAAGATGACAAAGTTCATTTTGTCTTTGTTTTACCTTGCGGGAAGCCTTTTAGACAAGTTGATGCTAAAAGACTTGCAAAAAAAGAACATATTTGTTTTGTTTGTAGTAGATATGAAGGTATTGATGAAAGAGTTGTGGAAAATTTTGCAGATGAGATTTTTTCTATAGGAGATTTTATTCTCACCGGTGGAGAGCTTGCGTCTTTGGTAATGTGTGATGCTATTAGTAGAAATATTCAAGGTGTATTAGGTAACCTTGAAAGCTTAAATGAAGAAAGTTTTGAAAATAATCTTTTAGAAGCCCCTTCTTTCTCAAAACCATTTGTATATGAGCAAAATAATAAAAAATTTTATGTGCCTTCAGAGTTTTTAAAGGGAAATCACGCTAAAATTACAGCTTTAAAAACTACTATGGCGTCTTGCAAAACGAAGTTTTTTCGTCCTGATTTGTATCAAAAGCATGAACGCAAATTTTAA
- a CDS encoding AEC family transporter, with amino-acid sequence MIYTSLFGIFCLLFTGYLAKKIKILKQKQSRTFLDFAIIFALPCLIFERVYHLNFDFSLIIVILLGLFSALFSAFCCTLLAMYFNFSKNTLVSIFLLASFGNTLFVGIPIITGIYPQTNFLGEIILYDALATALPVALLAPFIISLASNQKTNFFTNIKKVLTFPPFIALFLGLVCKFFTLPEFIFEPLRMLGASATPIALFAIGLNLGFLSIVASYKSTIIVIFSKMILTPLIFLMLLKFFNFHLNSSLNIAILESAMPTMTLIAAMIMKAKLDTNLAVSAVAFGIIFAFISLPIWVYVLV; translated from the coding sequence ATGATATATACTTCTTTATTTGGTATATTTTGCCTACTTTTTACTGGCTATCTTGCAAAAAAAATCAAAATTTTAAAACAAAAACAATCAAGAACATTTCTTGATTTTGCTATTATCTTTGCTTTACCATGTTTAATTTTTGAGCGTGTTTATCATTTAAATTTTGATTTTTCTTTAATTATTGTAATTTTACTGGGATTATTTAGCGCTCTTTTTTCAGCCTTTTGCTGCACACTTTTAGCAATGTATTTTAATTTTAGCAAGAACACATTGGTGAGTATTTTTTTACTTGCTAGTTTTGGAAATACTTTATTTGTAGGAATTCCCATCATAACAGGAATTTATCCACAAACTAATTTTTTAGGAGAAATCATACTTTATGATGCACTAGCCACTGCCTTACCTGTAGCTTTGTTAGCACCTTTTATCATCTCTTTAGCAAGCAACCAAAAGACTAATTTTTTCACAAATATTAAAAAAGTTTTAACTTTTCCGCCATTTATTGCTTTATTTTTAGGACTAGTTTGTAAATTTTTTACTTTGCCAGAATTTATCTTTGAACCATTGCGTATGCTTGGAGCAAGTGCTACACCCATAGCTCTTTTTGCTATAGGATTAAATTTAGGATTTTTAAGTATTGTAGCTTCTTACAAAAGCACAATAATAGTAATTTTTTCTAAAATGATCTTAACTCCTTTAATATTTTTAATGCTTTTAAAATTTTTTAATTTTCACTTAAATTCAAGTCTAAATATAGCCATATTAGAATCAGCTATGCCAACTATGACATTAATTGCAGCAATGATCATGAAAGCAAAATTAGATACAAATTTAGCTGTAAGCGCTGTAGCCTTTGGTATCATCTTTGCCTTTATTTCTTTACCTATTTGGGTATATGTTTTAGTGTGA
- a CDS encoding cytochrome c3 family protein, protein MKKMIFLILFGFVIGLVTIFFGHKTIQITGDLPFCGACHVMEPMEKSYLNDVHSGIGKTGVKAACVDCHLPHDNIFNYLLTKAYNGTKEVFITAIGKDKDVDWLEKLNHREKFTYDSGCLNCHSNITNNLASNSQNTMHMKYLDSNNTLSCVSCHKQVGHSGLRGELHKFDPEKYPLYK, encoded by the coding sequence ATGAAAAAAATGATATTTTTAATTTTATTTGGATTTGTAATTGGACTAGTTACGATTTTTTTTGGTCATAAAACCATTCAAATCACAGGAGATTTACCATTTTGCGGTGCTTGTCATGTGATGGAACCTATGGAAAAATCATATTTAAATGATGTTCATTCTGGAATAGGAAAAACTGGAGTTAAAGCAGCTTGTGTTGATTGTCATCTTCCTCATGATAATATTTTCAACTATCTATTGACCAAAGCTTACAATGGAACAAAAGAAGTTTTTATAACAGCTATAGGAAAGGATAAAGATGTTGATTGGCTAGAAAAACTCAACCATAGGGAAAAATTTACCTATGACTCTGGTTGTTTAAATTGTCATTCAAATATAACAAACAACCTAGCATCTAATTCCCAAAATACTATGCATATGAAATATCTTGATTCTAATAATACTCTAAGTTGCGTAAGCTGCCACAAACAAGTTGGACACTCAGGTCTTAGAGGAGAATTGCATAAATTTGATCCTGAAAAATATCCATTATACAAATAA
- the rplS gene encoding 50S ribosomal protein L19, with product MKNKYIEQFEQKQIEGKNVPEFRAGDTLRLAIRIKEGDKTRIQNFEGICIARRGNGVDETFIVRKIGANNVGVERIFPIYSESLESITVLRRGRVRRARLFYLRDRRGKAARIKELKK from the coding sequence ATGAAAAATAAATATATTGAGCAGTTTGAACAAAAACAAATTGAAGGTAAAAATGTTCCAGAATTTCGTGCTGGAGATACTTTAAGACTTGCTATTCGTATTAAAGAAGGCGACAAAACAAGAATTCAAAATTTTGAAGGTATCTGCATAGCTCGTAGAGGTAATGGTGTAGATGAAACTTTCATTGTTAGAAAAATCGGTGCTAACAATGTTGGAGTAGAAAGAATTTTCCCTATTTATAGTGAAAGTTTAGAAAGTATTACTGTTTTAAGAAGAGGTCGTGTTCGTCGTGCGAGATTATTCTATTTAAGAGATAGAAGAGGTAAGGCTGCTCGTATTAAAGAACTTAAGAAATAA
- a CDS encoding FAD-dependent oxidoreductase, translated as MEKLSRRGFIKLATASAISTPLILNASPNQTSKINFDEIYDVIVVGSGISGHICATYLAKNKLNVLMIEKMDRIGGNSALSQQDFAVMGSDLQKKENIQDSVELFLKDLNKVGQGYNHKEQSLRLVKHSNEAYEFAKSCGIKYSDKLKFLGGHSVPRTIQTIGGGGQAIQTIHQTFLKEGGKFKKETKCDEILKNEQGEVIGIKVRENYRFNRELRNDDRENTSGNTKTYQARLAVVFATGGFSRDVEYRSIANPRLKLAYTPSNLGQTAGALKIMAKAGGNPVQTALSRFSFGIPTEDLIYGIIVDDRSQRFLNEDGDRQVLSNKILSHMDTINTTNYPIVIFDSNGFANSHDPRRMNSFITSGKMHKFQTLEELSTYFDLNLDTLKQTIAKYEEGLKNNKDEFGKDLSKSKNSGINKAPFYAMKAAPSLSYTPGGIFIDTNMKVLSLQDNAPIPNLYAIGEATGGVHGASRLTSCSIPDCMTSGLLCAKNIINEKKI; from the coding sequence ATGGAAAAGTTATCTAGAAGGGGTTTTATAAAACTTGCTACTGCTTCTGCCATAAGCACACCTTTAATTTTAAATGCTTCGCCAAATCAAACATCTAAAATCAATTTTGATGAAATTTATGATGTTATAGTGGTTGGAAGTGGTATTAGTGGGCATATATGTGCAACTTATCTTGCAAAAAACAAGCTTAATGTTTTAATGATTGAAAAAATGGATAGAATTGGAGGTAACTCTGCTTTATCTCAGCAAGATTTTGCTGTAATGGGTTCTGATTTGCAAAAAAAGGAAAATATACAAGATAGTGTTGAACTTTTCCTTAAAGATTTAAATAAAGTTGGACAAGGATATAACCATAAAGAGCAAAGTTTAAGATTAGTAAAACACTCTAATGAAGCTTATGAATTTGCCAAAAGTTGTGGTATAAAATATTCAGACAAACTCAAATTCTTAGGTGGCCATAGTGTGCCAAGAACCATACAAACCATAGGTGGTGGTGGTCAAGCTATCCAAACAATACACCAAACCTTTCTAAAAGAAGGTGGAAAATTTAAAAAAGAAACTAAATGTGATGAAATTTTAAAAAATGAACAAGGTGAAGTAATAGGGATTAAAGTAAGAGAAAATTATCGTTTTAATCGAGAGTTAAGAAACGATGATAGAGAAAATACTTCAGGAAATACAAAAACATATCAAGCAAGATTAGCAGTTGTTTTTGCAACAGGAGGATTTAGTAGAGATGTGGAATATAGAAGCATTGCTAATCCTAGACTAAAGCTTGCATATACTCCTTCAAATTTAGGCCAAACAGCTGGTGCTTTAAAAATCATGGCAAAAGCCGGAGGAAACCCTGTGCAAACTGCTTTGAGTAGATTTTCTTTTGGTATTCCAACAGAAGATTTAATATATGGTATTATAGTAGATGATAGATCGCAAAGATTTTTAAATGAAGATGGTGATCGTCAAGTGCTTTCTAATAAAATTTTATCTCATATGGATACGATAAATACAACAAATTACCCTATTGTTATTTTTGACTCCAATGGTTTTGCAAATTCTCATGATCCAAGAAGAATGAATAGTTTTATAACTTCTGGCAAAATGCACAAATTTCAAACCTTAGAAGAATTATCAACATATTTTGATTTAAATCTTGATACTTTAAAACAAACCATAGCAAAATACGAAGAAGGTTTAAAAAATAACAAAGATGAATTTGGCAAAGACTTAAGCAAATCAAAAAATTCAGGTATCAACAAAGCTCCATTTTATGCTATGAAAGCTGCACCAAGCTTAAGCTATACACCTGGTGGAATTTTCATTGATACCAATATGAAAGTTTTATCTTTGCAAGATAACGCCCCAATTCCTAATCTATATGCGATAGGAGAAGCTACAGGAGGAGTCCATGGAGCAAGTAGATTAACAAGTTGTTCCATACCTGATTGTATGACATCTGGATTATTGTGTGCAAAAAATATCATTAATGAGAAAAAAATATGA
- the fliP gene encoding flagellar type III secretion system pore protein FliP (The bacterial flagellar biogenesis protein FliP forms a type III secretion system (T3SS)-type pore required for flagellar assembly.), which translates to MRFLLVLFLSSLALFSAEVTIPTVNLSLSAPNNPQQLVTTLNIVIVLTILALAPTIIFVMTSFLRLVVVFSFLRTALGTQTMPPNTILVTLALILTFFIMEPVATKSYNEGIKPYIAEQIGYEEAFEKSVKPFKDFMLKNTREKDLALFYRIRNLENPKTIDDVPLTVLVPAFMISELKTAFEIGFLLFLPFLVIDMVVSSVLMAMGMMMLPPVMISMPFKLLIFVLVDGWNLLIQNLVKSFLT; encoded by the coding sequence TTGAGGTTTTTACTGGTTTTATTTTTATCAAGTTTAGCTCTTTTTAGTGCGGAAGTTACCATACCTACAGTAAATTTAAGCCTTAGTGCACCTAATAATCCTCAACAACTTGTAACCACCTTAAATATCGTCATAGTTTTAACCATACTAGCACTTGCTCCAACTATTATTTTCGTAATGACTTCATTTTTAAGACTTGTAGTAGTGTTTTCTTTTTTAAGAACTGCCCTTGGTACTCAAACTATGCCACCAAATACTATTTTAGTTACCTTGGCTTTGATTTTAACCTTTTTCATCATGGAACCTGTTGCAACCAAATCATACAACGAGGGTATAAAACCTTACATAGCTGAACAAATTGGCTATGAAGAAGCTTTTGAAAAAAGTGTAAAACCTTTTAAAGATTTTATGCTAAAAAACACTAGAGAAAAAGATCTAGCACTTTTTTATAGAATTAGAAATTTAGAAAATCCAAAAACCATAGACGATGTTCCTTTAACTGTTTTAGTACCTGCTTTTATGATTAGCGAGCTTAAGACAGCTTTTGAAATAGGCTTTTTGCTTTTCTTGCCATTTTTAGTTATTGATATGGTGGTAAGCTCGGTTTTAATGGCTATGGGTATGATGATGCTTCCACCTGTAATGATCTCTATGCCTTTTAAATTGCTCATTTTTGTATTAGTAGATGGATGGAATTTACTCATTCAAAATCTAGTCAAAAGTTTTTTAACTTAG
- a CDS encoding aminodeoxychorismate synthase, component I (aminotransferase-4 domain-containing), whose product MNFGIFGDYIYHDLAFSLKAYNKKQSKKVFKIIEKNQDKFYFLGYVKYEFYKYLKDKNYASAEPFVYFLAFKEKTHFTHQEQILDFCAIFTQDFDQQKYFKNFNEVKNAIAKGQSYQVNLTQELHFKSNLNLYEIFLSLYLKQNTKFKAYIKNEFLELASFSPELFFKIKNNTICTKPMKGTIKRSLDLKEDENLKKFLQNDEKTISENVMIVDLLRNDLSKIIKKNTQKTKLFITKTYPTLHQLISKISGKLKNNMDFFTIFKALFPCGSITGAPKLETIELIKNLEQRERGIYCGAIGLIHKNKAKFSVAIRTIEKNNNENFYRYGVGSGLVWDSKQEDEFEELRLKSKILQSDFYLFETMFYQDGKILFFKEHLQRLLNSAIFFHFDTQKIMQDFKFTAKKDKKIRFKSLQEFNDFIFNNNYFFTKSTFKYQGQKIIKLKLFKNGLYELEFSDIKENTNDKLILSNELLKVNFLTHHKSSLRSIYEKNSYLWKEDLCYDVAFFDKENILHEGSRSNIIVKIDDKYFTPYAKNCLNGIYRQKLLKYKLIQEKNISKNELLNSKEIYAINSVRGLKKVVL is encoded by the coding sequence ATGAATTTTGGAATTTTTGGTGATTATATTTATCATGATTTAGCCTTTAGTCTAAAAGCTTATAATAAAAAACAAAGTAAAAAAGTTTTTAAAATCATTGAAAAAAACCAAGATAAATTTTATTTTTTAGGCTATGTAAAATATGAATTTTATAAATATTTAAAAGATAAAAACTACGCAAGTGCTGAACCTTTTGTGTATTTTTTAGCTTTTAAAGAAAAAACTCATTTTACTCATCAAGAACAAATTTTAGATTTTTGTGCTATTTTCACTCAAGATTTTGATCAACAAAAATATTTTAAAAATTTTAACGAAGTTAAAAACGCCATAGCAAAAGGACAAAGTTACCAAGTCAATCTAACCCAAGAATTACATTTTAAATCAAATCTTAATTTATATGAAATTTTTCTTAGTCTTTATCTTAAACAAAATACTAAATTTAAAGCATACATAAAAAATGAATTTTTAGAACTTGCTTCATTTTCCCCTGAACTTTTTTTTAAAATAAAAAATAATACCATTTGCACCAAACCTATGAAAGGGACTATAAAACGATCTTTAGATTTAAAAGAGGATGAAAATTTAAAAAAATTCTTACAAAATGATGAAAAAACCATTAGCGAAAATGTGATGATAGTTGATTTATTACGCAATGATTTATCAAAAATTATCAAAAAAAATACTCAAAAAACAAAACTTTTTATAACAAAAACCTATCCTACTTTACACCAACTTATATCAAAAATTAGCGGAAAATTAAAAAATAATATGGATTTTTTCACCATCTTTAAAGCTCTTTTTCCATGTGGTTCTATAACAGGAGCTCCCAAACTAGAAACCATAGAGCTTATAAAAAATTTAGAGCAAAGAGAGCGAGGAATTTATTGTGGTGCTATAGGATTGATACATAAAAATAAAGCTAAATTTAGCGTTGCAATTAGAACCATAGAAAAAAACAATAACGAGAATTTTTATAGATACGGCGTTGGTAGCGGACTTGTATGGGATTCTAAACAAGAAGATGAATTTGAAGAATTGCGTTTAAAAAGTAAAATTTTACAATCAGATTTTTATTTATTTGAAACGATGTTTTATCAAGATGGTAAAATTTTATTTTTTAAAGAACACTTACAAAGACTCTTAAATTCAGCCATATTTTTTCATTTTGATACTCAAAAAATCATGCAAGATTTTAAATTCACAGCAAAAAAAGATAAAAAAATTCGTTTTAAATCTTTGCAAGAATTTAATGACTTTATTTTTAATAATAATTATTTTTTCACTAAAAGCACTTTTAAATATCAAGGACAAAAAATCATAAAATTAAAACTTTTTAAAAATGGTTTATATGAGTTAGAATTTAGCGATATAAAAGAAAATACTAATGATAAATTAATCCTTAGCAATGAACTTTTAAAAGTCAATTTTTTAACTCACCACAAAAGCTCTTTACGCAGTATTTATGAAAAAAATTCATATTTATGGAAAGAAGATTTATGCTATGATGTAGCTTTTTTTGATAAAGAAAATATTTTACATGAGGGCTCAAGAAGTAATATCATAGTAAAAATTGATGATAAATATTTTACCCCTTATGCTAAAAATTGCTTAAATGGAATTTATAGACAAAAACTTTTAAAATACAAACTCATTCAAGAAAAAAATATCAGCAAAAACGAACTTTTAAATTCCAAAGAAATTTATGCTATCAATTCTGTAAGAGGCTTAAAAAAGGTAGTTTTATGA